The following are encoded together in the Cicer arietinum cultivar CDC Frontier isolate Library 1 chromosome 2, Cicar.CDCFrontier_v2.0, whole genome shotgun sequence genome:
- the LOC113783985 gene encoding threonine--tRNA ligase, mitochondrial 1-like — MDFIRNQYRDRGYQEVMSPNVFNMDMWMQSGHAKHHKEDMFVLEIDKHEFGLKPMNCPGHCLMFKHRVRSYRELPLRFADFGVLHRNEAIASLHGLTHTRRFQQIKDEVIKALNFMDYVYQIFGFTYEVKLSIRPEKIIKDLEMLEKAENELREALDEFGKP, encoded by the exons ATGGACTTCATTCGAAATCAATATAGGGATAGGGGCTATCAAGAG GTTATGTCCCCAAATGTATTCAACATGGATATGTGGATGCAATCTGGTCATGCAAAACATCATAAAGAGGATATGTTTGTCTTAGAg ATTGACAAACATGAGTTTGGTTTGAAACCAATGAATTGCCCAGGGCACTGCTTGATGTTTAAGCACAGGGTTCGGTCGTACAGAG AACTTCCTCTTCGCTTCGCTGATTTTGGCGTTTTGCATCGGAATGAGGCCATTGCTTCCCTGCATGGATTAACACATACTAGGAGATTTCAGCAG ATAAAAGATGAAGTCATAAAAGCCTTGAACTTCATGGATTATGTCTATCAAATATTTGGTTTCACATATGAAGTGAAACTTTCAATA AGGCCAGAGAAAATCATTAAAGATCTTGAAATGTTGGAGAAGGCTGAAAATGAGCTCAGGGAAGCTTTGGATGAGTTTGGCAAGCCATGA